In Amycolatopsis coloradensis, one genomic interval encodes:
- a CDS encoding peptidylprolyl isomerase, with protein sequence MPTNQQRREAAKRKLERQIVRRAEQAKRRRIVGSVAVVGVVAIVAGAVWWIVSSNSGDDAASDASPSSAPPTPEVTIPTERAPMPKRPTPLANPVACDYKDDTAKPASKKVNKPEGKDVSSNGTVNVVLKSTAGDIPLTLDRALAPCAVQSFISLSQQGYFNDTKCHRLGTTGLQMLQCGDPQASGMGGPGYTMPDEAFQEIKYGRGILAMAKTQQPNSGGSQFFMVYGEAELSPDYSVFGSISDEGLKVLDKVAKAGANAQAGNGDGTGPPNTEVKFTGVTVNA encoded by the coding sequence GTGCCGACCAACCAGCAGCGCCGCGAAGCCGCGAAGCGCAAGCTCGAGCGACAGATCGTGCGACGGGCCGAACAGGCCAAGCGGCGCAGGATCGTCGGCTCGGTAGCGGTCGTCGGTGTCGTCGCCATCGTGGCGGGCGCGGTGTGGTGGATCGTCAGCAGCAACAGTGGTGACGATGCCGCCTCCGACGCTTCCCCCAGCTCGGCTCCTCCGACCCCCGAGGTCACCATCCCCACGGAGCGCGCTCCGATGCCGAAGCGGCCGACGCCGCTGGCGAACCCGGTGGCCTGCGACTACAAGGACGACACCGCCAAGCCCGCTTCGAAGAAGGTGAACAAGCCGGAAGGCAAGGACGTCTCCTCGAACGGCACGGTGAACGTCGTGCTGAAGAGCACCGCGGGCGACATCCCGCTGACGCTCGACCGGGCGCTCGCCCCCTGTGCCGTGCAGAGCTTCATCAGCCTTTCCCAGCAGGGCTACTTCAACGACACCAAGTGCCACCGGCTCGGCACCACCGGCCTGCAGATGCTGCAGTGCGGTGACCCCCAGGCCAGCGGCATGGGCGGCCCGGGCTACACCATGCCGGACGAAGCGTTCCAGGAGATCAAGTACGGCCGCGGCATCCTCGCGATGGCCAAGACGCAGCAGCCGAACTCCGGCGGGAGCCAGTTCTTCATGGTCTACGGCGAGGCCGAACTGTCCCCGGACTACTCGGTCTTCGGCAGCATCTCCGACGAAGGCCTGAAGGTGCTCGACAAGGTCGCCAAGGCGGGCGCGAACGCGCAGGCCGGCAACGGCGACGGCACCGGCCCGCCCAACACCGAGGTCAAGTTCACCGGCGTCACGGTCAACGCCTGA
- a CDS encoding MBL fold metallo-hydrolase produces the protein MLVVGFPAGPLEANCYLLAREGGGKCVIVDPGEDVVEPLEAALSTHGLTPVAMLATHGHPDHVASVDEIGARHGIPLYLHEADRPLLGRDAGERKDGIVPLADGPLGLAGLEITVSGTPGHTAGSVVFGLTSAEGGRIVLTGDSLFAGSIGRSAGDGAELVRSLGAKVMTMPDDTVVLPGHGPATTIGQERAGNPFLAGTGV, from the coding sequence GTGCTGGTTGTCGGTTTTCCGGCAGGCCCCCTCGAAGCCAACTGCTACCTGCTCGCCCGTGAAGGCGGCGGGAAGTGCGTGATCGTCGATCCCGGGGAGGACGTCGTCGAACCGCTCGAGGCCGCGCTTTCCACGCACGGCCTGACGCCGGTCGCGATGCTCGCCACCCACGGCCACCCCGATCACGTCGCTTCGGTGGACGAGATCGGCGCGCGCCACGGAATACCTCTCTATCTGCACGAGGCGGACCGGCCACTCCTGGGCCGGGACGCGGGAGAACGGAAGGACGGGATCGTGCCACTCGCCGATGGCCCGCTCGGGCTGGCCGGACTGGAGATCACGGTCTCCGGAACACCGGGGCACACCGCCGGTTCGGTGGTGTTCGGGCTGACCTCCGCCGAGGGCGGCCGGATCGTGCTCACCGGGGACAGCCTGTTCGCCGGTTCGATCGGCCGGTCCGCCGGGGACGGCGCCGAACTCGTGCGATCGCTCGGCGCCAAGGTGATGACGATGCCCGACGACACCGTCGTCCTCCCGGGCCACGGCCCGGCCACCACGATCGGGCAGGAGCGGGCGGGGAACCCGTTCCTGGCCGGGACGGGCGTGTGA
- a CDS encoding YibE/F family protein: MNRRDLSDDDTGPICRVTDTPSDRSPGTSRSPRRTPPPEGARRPRPPAQRPRQAESGRRRAPEPKPVPVGHGHSHGHGPAAPASRRVRLLLMWLLIPLAVATVVGMIVLYPWGEDPVKSVFTQGTPVDATVTKTITGPCLAEGQVQVGEPPPDAKPCLTSELTMTDGPGAGKSLKLTLPIEPSTPRFAAGDEVVLSYNGGDVANPASFQIVDFQRGTPLLLLAGLFALAVIVLGRWRGLAALVALGLSFLVLAFFVLPSILSGESPLLVAIAGAGAIMFVALYLTHGLSARTSVAVLGTLVSLVLIGVLSAIFSAAASLTGLDDSTSQLIGSLGHGIDARGLLLAGVVIGALGVLDDVTVTQTSAVWELRRANPSLGWRELYGAGLRIGRDHVGSAVNTLVMAYAGAALPVLLYTSLSGVGLGSILGAEEIAQEIIRTLAGSVGIVAAVPVTTVLAALIASREPQESL; this comes from the coding sequence GTGAACCGCCGCGACCTCTCCGACGACGACACCGGCCCGATTTGCCGGGTAACGGACACCCCGTCTGATCGTTCGCCCGGAACGTCCCGTTCGCCGCGCCGGACTCCCCCGCCCGAGGGGGCGCGGCGCCCCCGTCCCCCGGCACAGCGGCCGCGTCAGGCGGAATCGGGCAGACGTCGCGCCCCGGAACCGAAGCCCGTACCGGTCGGTCACGGGCATTCGCACGGCCACGGGCCGGCGGCACCCGCGTCGCGCCGGGTCCGGCTCCTGCTGATGTGGCTGCTGATCCCGCTCGCCGTCGCCACCGTCGTCGGCATGATCGTGCTCTACCCGTGGGGCGAGGATCCGGTGAAAAGCGTCTTCACCCAGGGAACCCCGGTGGACGCGACGGTCACCAAGACGATCACCGGCCCGTGTCTCGCCGAAGGGCAGGTGCAGGTCGGCGAACCGCCGCCGGACGCGAAGCCGTGTCTCACCAGTGAGCTGACGATGACAGACGGCCCCGGGGCCGGGAAGTCGTTGAAACTGACGCTTCCCATCGAGCCGAGCACACCGCGGTTCGCCGCGGGCGACGAGGTGGTGCTGTCCTACAACGGCGGCGACGTCGCGAACCCGGCGTCATTCCAGATCGTCGATTTCCAGCGCGGTACGCCGTTGCTGCTGCTCGCCGGGCTGTTCGCGCTCGCGGTGATCGTGCTGGGCCGGTGGCGGGGTCTCGCGGCGCTGGTCGCGCTGGGGCTGAGCTTTTTGGTGCTGGCGTTCTTCGTGCTGCCGTCGATCCTCTCCGGGGAAAGCCCGCTGCTGGTGGCGATCGCGGGCGCGGGCGCGATCATGTTCGTCGCGCTGTACCTGACGCACGGGCTGTCCGCGAGAACCTCGGTGGCGGTGCTGGGCACCTTGGTGAGCCTGGTCCTGATCGGTGTCCTGTCCGCGATCTTCTCGGCCGCGGCGTCGCTGACCGGGCTCGACGACAGCACCTCGCAGCTGATCGGGTCGCTCGGGCACGGGATCGACGCGCGCGGTCTGCTGCTGGCGGGCGTCGTGATCGGCGCGCTCGGCGTGCTGGACGACGTCACGGTGACGCAGACGAGCGCGGTGTGGGAACTCCGACGGGCGAATCCGTCGCTCGGCTGGCGTGAGCTGTACGGCGCGGGCCTGCGGATCGGCCGCGACCACGTCGGCTCGGCGGTCAACACGCTCGTGATGGCGTACGCGGGGGCGGCGCTGCCGGTGCTGCTGTACACGTCGCTTTCCGGAGTCGGGCTCGGCTCGATCCTCGGCGCGGAGGAAATCGCGCAGGAGATCATCAGGACGCTGGCCGGAAGTGTCGGCATCGTCGCGGCGGTCCCGGTCACCACCGTGCTGGCGGCGCTGATCGCCTCGCGGGAGCCCCAAGAGTCCCTGTAA
- a CDS encoding GlxA family transcriptional regulator, giving the protein MPGSPRRVLIVGYSNAELLDIAGPSDVLDAATKLGGKPGYEIMLASVDGRGIRCESGLTLQAQHRLDQVTGELDTLIVAGGTGHEAAAADPRVVTHVRRLAQQSRRVASVCTGATVLAACGLLNGRRATTHWRFANRLATSYPQVNVDPVPLYVRDGNVYTAAGVTSGIDLTLAFVEADHGPSVAREVARMLVTYLQRPGNQAQVSMFLSGPPPENRLVRDITAYVAEHLADDLGTAVLAERAGISTRQLTRLFDAHLSTTPSRYVRAARTENAAKLLCGTELPLTSIARRCGFGSTETLRQAFLDHFDTPPSAYRRVHLRQAFG; this is encoded by the coding sequence ATGCCGGGTTCACCCAGACGAGTGTTGATCGTCGGCTACAGCAACGCCGAGTTGCTCGACATCGCCGGCCCGTCGGACGTCCTGGACGCCGCGACCAAACTCGGCGGCAAGCCGGGGTACGAGATCATGCTCGCGAGCGTCGACGGGCGCGGTATCCGCTGCGAATCCGGGCTGACGCTGCAGGCACAGCACCGGCTCGACCAGGTGACGGGCGAGCTGGACACGCTGATCGTCGCGGGCGGCACCGGGCACGAGGCGGCCGCCGCCGACCCGAGGGTCGTCACCCATGTCCGCAGGCTCGCGCAGCAGAGCCGTCGCGTCGCTTCGGTGTGCACCGGTGCCACGGTCCTCGCCGCGTGCGGGCTGCTCAACGGGCGGCGCGCCACCACGCACTGGCGGTTCGCGAACCGGCTCGCGACGAGCTACCCGCAGGTGAACGTGGATCCGGTGCCGCTGTACGTGCGCGACGGCAACGTCTACACGGCGGCGGGGGTCACCAGCGGGATCGACCTCACCCTCGCGTTCGTCGAGGCCGACCACGGCCCGAGCGTGGCCAGGGAGGTCGCCCGCATGCTGGTGACCTACCTGCAGCGGCCGGGCAACCAGGCGCAGGTGAGCATGTTTCTGTCCGGCCCACCGCCGGAAAACCGGCTCGTCCGCGACATCACCGCGTACGTGGCGGAGCACCTGGCCGACGATCTCGGAACCGCCGTCCTCGCCGAACGGGCCGGGATCAGCACCCGGCAGCTGACCAGGCTCTTCGACGCCCACCTGAGCACCACGCCCAGCAGGTACGTGCGGGCGGCGAGGACCGAAAACGCCGCGAAACTCCTGTGCGGCACCGAACTCCCGCTGACGTCGATCGCGAGGCGATGTGGTTTCGGTTCGACCGAGACACTGCGCCAGGCCTTCCTCGATCACTTCGACACCCCGCCTTCGGCCTATCGCCGTGTCCACCTTCGGCAGGCGTTCGGCTAG
- a CDS encoding DJ-1/PfpI family protein, giving the protein MTDDKKTIAFVVYPGMTPLDMVGPLTVLDGMASTAQEYRTVVVGETKDAVTTDNPLKLVATHTYDEVPSPYALLVPGGAAPTLKALADEKLVGYLRTAGANAELVTSVCTGSLLLGQAGLLKGRKAATHWMFRELLGAFGAEPVAERWVEDGNVITAAGVSAGIDLALHLVERLVGAEIARTIQFVIEYDPEPPQGPLDWSKRPYGDLKPLLEHTLNEALADEPALRDRLLAHTGK; this is encoded by the coding sequence ATGACAGACGACAAGAAAACGATCGCGTTCGTGGTGTACCCGGGGATGACCCCGCTGGACATGGTCGGGCCGCTGACCGTGCTGGACGGGATGGCGAGCACGGCGCAGGAGTACCGGACGGTCGTGGTCGGTGAGACGAAGGACGCGGTCACCACCGACAACCCGCTGAAGCTCGTGGCGACCCATACCTACGACGAAGTCCCGTCGCCGTACGCGCTGCTCGTGCCCGGTGGCGCCGCGCCGACGCTGAAGGCGCTCGCCGACGAGAAACTGGTGGGATACCTGCGGACCGCAGGGGCGAACGCGGAGCTCGTGACCTCGGTGTGCACGGGATCGCTGCTGCTGGGGCAGGCCGGACTGCTGAAGGGCCGCAAAGCCGCGACGCATTGGATGTTCCGTGAACTGCTGGGCGCTTTCGGCGCGGAGCCCGTCGCCGAGCGCTGGGTCGAGGACGGGAACGTGATCACCGCCGCCGGGGTGTCGGCGGGAATCGACCTCGCGCTGCACCTGGTCGAGCGGCTCGTCGGCGCCGAGATCGCCCGGACGATCCAGTTCGTCATCGAGTACGACCCGGAGCCGCCACAGGGGCCGCTGGACTGGTCTAAGCGGCCGTACGGGGATCTCAAGCCTCTGCTGGAGCACACGCTGAACGAGGCACTCGCGGACGAGCCCGCGTTGCGGGACAGGCTGCTCGCGCACACCGGGAAGTAA
- a CDS encoding AfsR/SARP family transcriptional regulator has product MEFKVLGPLAASVPLPSAAQPRRVLAVLLARPNEFVHRDTLVDELWPQGPPSSAAAVVQMAASKLRKALSPGVPVDDVRQRLRSGRSGYRLTVSAGELDVTAFSELTAAAAKATGAERRTLLEQALGLWRGRAFADVPVGPLVEAHRLWLEDQRCSVLGKLVELELAAGDHKAVADRLGPELATRPGDERLAGWLAEALHGLGRRDAALAALDRCRQALWEHAGVSPGEDLLAVRRRIAGTGWSAGGGAPCRLPSATPDFTGRTRELADVGRALRGPAPVVLHGAAGSGKSALAVQAAWRVRKRFPDGQLVADLRETGDVLAGFLRALGLAEAEIPADRAGRISLWQSHTADRRLLVILENCRSESEVRPLLPSGPGCAAIVTTRRRLAGLVGARPVEVGALPDAESRDLLGAIAGEARLSAEPEAVRRVLACCDGLALAVRVAGMKLLQRPRLSVAECAARLENERLRLDELAAGDLAVRPVLADALAELSPRQRESLRLLGFPGATEFAGWFAAAMLGRSAVEAAELLDELVDDHLLQAEPDRMGVLRYRLPGLIRLALREPPDPGALRRALTVMAASAEHASAALGAEYPPSRRADVPAAVSDRVAADPIGWRDVESANLALAVRTAKNHGWTELAMRLADAYSDLVGPRKGGSPAWLGFGIVRDRVDLPAEAGKLLKLGHAHADAGDLARARTCFSLAEGRFRSVGDHPGTGVALIALADVDADSGRTGAAVRALREALDLLRDCGDLAGQATASAQFGSLWDDLGEFRRAKECFDASLLLALHCEDGRQHDRSAKRYADVLRRNGRMDEAGELLTSALIGTRSSRERHWEAHVLRSLGDLHAKTGDAGESERCLSRSLELFEYVGHRHAAAYTHRSFGESLRLAGEHGRAAEHLSLAMSTFRELGDRRGGGYALLSFGRLRADEGVATEAAEGLRTAAGLFRELGFPVWELRALKDLSAVDQSGRQRDRAREALTKIRFGVTSA; this is encoded by the coding sequence GTGGAGTTCAAGGTGCTCGGCCCGCTCGCGGCCTCGGTCCCGCTGCCGTCGGCGGCTCAGCCCCGTCGGGTGCTCGCGGTGCTCCTGGCCCGCCCGAACGAGTTCGTCCACCGGGACACCCTCGTGGACGAACTCTGGCCGCAGGGACCGCCGTCGAGTGCCGCCGCGGTCGTGCAGATGGCGGCTTCCAAGCTGCGCAAGGCGTTGTCGCCCGGCGTGCCGGTGGACGACGTCCGGCAGCGGTTGCGGTCCGGCCGGAGCGGCTACCGGCTGACCGTCTCGGCGGGGGAGCTGGACGTCACGGCCTTCTCCGAACTGACCGCCGCGGCCGCGAAGGCGACCGGTGCCGAGCGCAGGACGTTGCTCGAACAGGCGCTGGGACTGTGGCGTGGCCGGGCGTTCGCCGACGTTCCGGTCGGCCCGCTGGTGGAGGCGCACCGGCTGTGGCTCGAGGACCAGCGGTGTTCGGTACTGGGCAAGCTCGTGGAGCTGGAACTGGCGGCCGGTGACCACAAGGCGGTCGCCGACCGGCTGGGACCCGAACTGGCCACCCGGCCGGGTGACGAGCGCCTGGCCGGGTGGCTGGCCGAGGCGCTGCACGGGCTCGGGCGGCGGGACGCGGCGCTGGCCGCCCTCGACCGGTGCCGTCAGGCGTTGTGGGAACACGCCGGTGTCTCGCCGGGGGAGGACCTGCTCGCGGTCCGTCGCCGGATCGCGGGCACCGGCTGGTCCGCCGGCGGCGGCGCGCCGTGCCGTCTGCCGTCGGCGACGCCGGATTTCACCGGCAGGACCAGGGAACTGGCGGACGTGGGACGAGCGCTGCGCGGTCCGGCGCCGGTCGTGCTCCATGGCGCGGCGGGGTCGGGGAAGAGCGCGCTGGCCGTCCAGGCCGCGTGGCGGGTGCGCAAGCGGTTCCCGGACGGTCAGCTCGTCGCCGATCTGCGTGAAACCGGCGACGTGCTCGCCGGTTTCCTCCGCGCGCTCGGCCTCGCCGAAGCGGAGATCCCCGCCGACCGGGCGGGGCGGATCTCGTTGTGGCAGAGCCACACCGCGGACCGGCGGCTGCTGGTGATCCTCGAGAACTGCCGGTCCGAGTCCGAGGTGCGGCCGCTGCTGCCGAGCGGCCCCGGCTGCGCGGCGATCGTCACGACGCGGCGGCGGCTGGCCGGGCTCGTCGGCGCCAGGCCCGTCGAAGTCGGCGCGCTGCCCGACGCGGAGTCACGGGACCTGCTCGGCGCGATCGCCGGAGAGGCCCGGTTGTCCGCCGAACCCGAAGCCGTCCGCCGGGTGCTGGCCTGCTGCGACGGTCTCGCGCTGGCGGTGCGGGTCGCGGGAATGAAGCTGCTGCAGCGGCCGAGGCTGAGCGTCGCCGAGTGCGCGGCGCGCCTGGAGAACGAGCGCCTGCGTCTCGACGAACTCGCCGCCGGTGACCTCGCCGTCCGGCCGGTGCTCGCCGACGCCCTCGCCGAGCTGTCGCCACGACAGCGGGAATCCTTGCGATTACTCGGTTTCCCCGGTGCCACCGAGTTCGCAGGCTGGTTCGCGGCCGCCATGCTCGGCCGTTCGGCCGTCGAGGCGGCCGAACTGCTCGATGAACTGGTGGACGACCACCTGCTGCAGGCCGAGCCCGATCGAATGGGCGTCCTCCGGTACCGGCTACCGGGCCTGATCCGGCTCGCGCTCCGGGAACCGCCGGATCCGGGAGCCCTCCGACGCGCGCTGACGGTCATGGCGGCGTCGGCCGAACACGCTTCCGCCGCCCTCGGCGCCGAGTACCCGCCGTCTCGGCGAGCGGACGTCCCGGCGGCGGTTTCGGACCGCGTCGCGGCCGACCCGATCGGCTGGCGTGACGTGGAATCCGCGAACCTCGCGCTCGCCGTCCGAACCGCGAAGAACCACGGTTGGACCGAGCTGGCCATGCGGCTGGCCGACGCCTACAGCGATCTGGTCGGCCCGAGGAAGGGCGGATCTCCGGCGTGGCTCGGGTTCGGCATCGTGCGTGATCGTGTCGATCTCCCCGCGGAGGCGGGGAAACTGCTCAAGCTCGGGCACGCCCACGCCGACGCGGGGGATCTGGCGCGGGCGCGGACCTGTTTCTCGTTGGCGGAGGGCAGGTTCCGCTCCGTGGGTGACCATCCGGGCACCGGAGTCGCGCTCATCGCGCTCGCCGACGTCGACGCGGACTCCGGGCGGACCGGCGCGGCGGTCCGCGCGCTGCGAGAGGCATTGGACCTGTTGCGGGATTGCGGTGACCTCGCCGGGCAGGCGACGGCGTCGGCCCAATTCGGCTCGCTGTGGGACGACCTCGGCGAATTCCGCCGGGCGAAGGAATGTTTCGACGCGAGCCTGCTGCTCGCGCTTCATTGCGAGGACGGGCGGCAGCACGACAGGTCCGCCAAGCGGTACGCCGACGTCCTGCGCCGGAACGGCCGCATGGACGAGGCAGGCGAGCTGCTGACGAGCGCGCTGATCGGCACGCGCAGCTCGCGTGAACGCCATTGGGAGGCGCACGTCCTCCGAAGCCTCGGCGATCTCCACGCGAAGACCGGCGACGCGGGGGAGAGCGAACGATGCCTCTCGCGGTCGCTGGAGCTGTTCGAATACGTCGGACACCGGCATGCCGCCGCCTATACGCACCGGAGCTTCGGCGAATCGTTACGCCTGGCGGGTGAACACGGCCGCGCCGCCGAGCACCTGAGCCTCGCGATGAGCACCTTCCGTGAACTCGGAGACCGCCGAGGCGGCGGATACGCCCTGCTCAGCTTCGGGCGTCTGCGGGCCGACGAAGGCGTCGCGACCGAAGCCGCCGAAGGGCTCCGGACCGCGGCAGGACTGTTCCGGGAACTGGGCTTCCCGGTGTGGGAGTTGCGCGCGCTCAAGGACCTTTCCGCCGTGGACCAGAGCGGACGCCAGCGGGACCGGGCTCGTGAAGCCTTGACGAAGATCCGCTTCGGGGTGACCTCGGCCTAG
- a CDS encoding erythromycin esterase family protein, translating into MSQDIRDFVTPSCDLLALGEPTHATPVFADVRNALFAQLVDRGFRSIVLETDRVAALVANDFVRDGTGTLDLAMSEGFSHVFGTVEANRRLIAWMREFNENRPPEERLSFHGFDTQTENTSAPSPRPYLEYARDFLGFDVDIAGPAGDDERWGRTEAVMDAASSPGATADAYRLRAIAADLLAALRSRKPEPVTDDWSRAEIHLMAGIDLLRYHRQCAEPLEPHERYAPLVATRDAIMARNLLDIRAAEACRGRTLVFAHNLHLRRQASTMRVAGTETTWFPAGALVAPLLGDRYVFVATSLGRSEAIALEEPEPDTYEGFLQKHVTTDWGLLTASEVPPASVRTDPTPRQGYFPLDQGILNDADAILHVRS; encoded by the coding sequence ATGAGTCAAGACATCCGAGACTTCGTGACCCCCTCCTGCGACCTGCTCGCCCTGGGCGAGCCGACGCACGCGACCCCGGTCTTCGCGGACGTCCGCAACGCGCTGTTCGCCCAGCTGGTCGACCGCGGCTTCCGCTCGATCGTCCTCGAAACGGATCGCGTGGCCGCGCTCGTCGCGAACGACTTCGTCCGGGACGGCACCGGAACCCTCGACCTCGCGATGAGCGAAGGCTTCTCGCACGTCTTCGGCACTGTGGAGGCGAATAGGCGACTGATCGCCTGGATGCGCGAGTTCAACGAAAACCGGCCGCCCGAGGAGCGGCTTTCGTTCCACGGCTTCGACACCCAGACCGAGAACACTTCCGCGCCCAGCCCGCGGCCCTACCTCGAGTACGCCCGCGATTTCCTTGGCTTCGACGTCGACATCGCGGGCCCGGCGGGCGACGACGAACGCTGGGGCCGCACGGAAGCCGTCATGGACGCGGCTTCGTCGCCCGGTGCCACGGCCGACGCCTACCGGCTGCGCGCGATCGCGGCCGACCTGCTCGCCGCGCTCCGCTCCCGGAAACCGGAACCGGTCACGGACGACTGGTCGCGGGCGGAGATCCACCTCATGGCGGGCATCGATCTGCTGCGCTACCACCGGCAATGCGCCGAACCGCTGGAGCCGCACGAGCGCTACGCGCCCCTCGTCGCGACCAGGGACGCCATCATGGCGCGGAACCTGCTGGACATCCGCGCCGCCGAAGCCTGCCGAGGCCGGACGCTGGTCTTCGCCCACAATCTGCACCTGCGCCGCCAGGCGAGCACGATGCGGGTGGCGGGGACGGAGACCACCTGGTTCCCCGCCGGTGCGCTGGTGGCTCCGCTGCTCGGTGACCGCTACGTCTTCGTCGCGACGAGCCTCGGCCGAAGCGAGGCCATAGCGCTTGAGGAGCCGGAGCCCGATACCTACGAAGGCTTCCTTCAGAAGCACGTCACCACGGACTGGGGCCTGCTCACCGCATCCGAAGTCCCGCCCGCGAGCGTCCGGACCGACCCCACCCCGCGGCAGGGTTACTTCCCGCTCGACCAAGGGATCCTGAACGACGCGGACGCGATTCTGCACGTCCGGTCCTAG
- a CDS encoding helix-turn-helix transcriptional regulator: MVEKDSTARTRELGHRMKAFRQRRHFSGADVSRRNGWLQSKVTRWEQGLRELSIVDAALYLATCGEAEPERDLLLELTQPGGDLYWVRPYFDELVDPMKSLAIQENIAHTLVRYESLTLPGLLQIEPYARTAFELIGNRDQAQLDQVVNARMERQRLLRRDRPPRCRFYVHERALRSVVGGPRIMHEQLLHLVLSANLPYCSIRIVPESDGVGTVLENSFTIMEFTEHPAVVYTDSYAAGVFIDDRVAVEAYYSLVARLESDTLTEERSRQMLAEWADRYDRMEE, translated from the coding sequence ATGGTTGAGAAGGATTCGACGGCGCGGACCCGGGAACTGGGCCACCGCATGAAGGCGTTCCGGCAGCGCAGGCACTTCAGCGGAGCCGACGTCAGCCGCCGTAACGGCTGGTTGCAGAGCAAGGTCACGAGGTGGGAACAAGGGCTGCGTGAGCTGTCCATCGTGGACGCGGCGCTGTATCTCGCGACCTGCGGCGAGGCGGAGCCCGAACGTGACCTGCTCCTGGAACTGACCCAGCCCGGCGGTGACCTGTACTGGGTTCGGCCGTATTTCGACGAACTCGTCGATCCGATGAAATCCCTTGCTATCCAGGAGAATATCGCGCACACACTGGTGCGCTACGAGTCGTTGACCCTCCCCGGGCTGCTCCAGATCGAACCGTACGCCCGCACCGCCTTCGAGCTGATCGGCAACCGCGACCAGGCGCAGCTGGACCAGGTCGTGAACGCCAGGATGGAGCGGCAGCGGCTGCTGCGGCGCGATCGTCCGCCGAGGTGCCGGTTCTACGTCCACGAGCGCGCGCTGCGTTCGGTCGTCGGCGGCCCCCGGATCATGCACGAGCAACTGCTCCACCTCGTCCTGTCGGCGAACCTGCCGTATTGCTCCATTCGTATCGTCCCGGAAAGCGACGGGGTGGGCACGGTGCTCGAGAATTCGTTCACCATCATGGAATTCACGGAACATCCGGCGGTGGTGTACACGGATTCCTATGCGGCCGGGGTGTTCATCGACGATCGGGTGGCGGTCGAAGCCTATTATTCCCTTGTCGCGAGGCTCGAAAGCGATACCCTGACCGAGGAGAGATCACGCCAAATGCTCGCCGAATGGGCGGACCGGTACGACCGGATGGAGGAGTGA